From the genome of Ornithobacterium rhinotracheale, one region includes:
- a CDS encoding ribonuclease Z → MSIQVTVLGFNSAIPTAHTHPSAQVVNVNERFLLIDCGEGTQVQLRKAKIRFSKIDHIFISHLHGDHVFGLVGLISTFQLLGREKPLYIFGPEGIKTFINHQLKLTHSINSFPIEFKELKSAESELIFEDKKVEVYTIPLNHRVYCNGYLIIEKPKLRKLNVEAIQQYSEIETCDYFNIKKGFDFELSDGEIIKNQDLTYPAPAPKKYAYCSDTMYKPDIIPLIQGADLLYHEATFLDELKPTAVRTGHSTAKEAAIIAKEAQVKKLMIGHFSNRYQDFKVLQEEAQKVFPATILPQELKLIEV, encoded by the coding sequence GTGAGCATTCAGGTTACGGTACTTGGTTTTAATTCTGCAATCCCTACGGCACATACTCATCCAAGTGCGCAAGTAGTGAATGTAAACGAGAGATTTCTACTCATTGATTGTGGCGAAGGAACGCAAGTACAGCTCAGAAAAGCTAAAATTCGTTTTTCAAAAATAGATCATATCTTCATTTCTCATTTACATGGAGATCATGTATTTGGTCTGGTGGGATTGATTTCTACATTTCAGCTTTTAGGACGAGAAAAGCCACTTTATATCTTTGGCCCAGAAGGGATTAAAACTTTCATAAACCATCAATTAAAGCTTACACATAGCATCAATAGTTTTCCGATAGAGTTTAAAGAACTTAAATCAGCCGAAAGCGAACTTATTTTTGAAGATAAAAAAGTGGAGGTTTACACCATTCCGCTTAATCATCGCGTATATTGCAATGGCTATTTAATCATAGAAAAGCCAAAGTTAAGAAAGCTGAATGTGGAGGCAATTCAGCAATACTCCGAAATTGAAACTTGCGATTATTTCAATATAAAAAAAGGCTTTGATTTTGAGCTAAGCGACGGGGAAATTATTAAAAATCAAGATTTAACATATCCTGCACCAGCGCCTAAAAAATATGCCTATTGCTCAGACACGATGTACAAGCCAGATATTATCCCTCTTATTCAAGGGGCGGATTTATTGTATCACGAGGCTACTTTTTTAGACGAACTAAAGCCTACCGCTGTGAGAACGGGGCATTCTACGGCTAAAGAAGCTGCAATAATTGCCAAGGAAGCACAAGTTAAAAAATTAATGATTGGGCACTTTTCCAATCGCTATCAAGACTTCAAAGTTTTGCAAGAAGAGGCACAAAAGGTGTTTCCCGCTACGATTCTTCCACAGGAGTTAAAATTGATTGAGGTTTAA
- a CDS encoding arylsulfatase codes for MNQNIKKAVVSASFAIPAVLWGQSEKPNIIFILADDLGYGDLACYGQKYVETPNIDKLAQEGMKFTQAYAGAPVCAPSRATIMTGQHTGHTHVRGNKEYWQKSPKVTYGINQEFSLVGQEPYDANQVILPEVMKKNGYTTGMFGKWAGGYEGSHSVPEKRGVDEFYGYICQFQAHSYYPNFLNRYSKKEGDTKSIRVIMDENVKYPMTGEDYFKRPQYSADMIHHKALEWLDEQNSKKPFYGFFTYTLPHAELTQPNDSLLKKYKKRFFEDKTWGGSEGSRYHATTHTHAQFAAMITRLDTFVGEVMEKLKEKGLDKNTIVIFSSDNGPHEEGGADPKFFGRDGKLRGVKRQCYEGGIRVPFIVRWPGKVKPGSVNDHPIAFYDIMPTFADIVGDKKFPKKYFNKKSQNSSIDGISFLPTLLGNDKKQKAHDHLYWEFHETNQIAVRKGDWKLIVTRGVPHLYNLATDIHEDHDVAAQHPDIVKDMVQIIKKEHTPSDIFKVTLPKFNGA; via the coding sequence ATGAATCAAAACATAAAAAAAGCTGTTGTCTCGGCATCATTTGCCATTCCAGCTGTTTTATGGGGACAGAGCGAAAAACCTAACATTATTTTCATTCTAGCCGATGATTTAGGCTATGGCGATTTAGCTTGCTACGGGCAAAAATATGTCGAAACACCCAATATCGATAAACTTGCCCAAGAGGGAATGAAGTTCACCCAAGCCTACGCTGGCGCTCCCGTGTGTGCGCCTTCAAGAGCTACCATTATGACTGGGCAACACACCGGCCACACCCATGTGCGCGGAAATAAGGAATATTGGCAAAAAAGCCCAAAAGTAACCTACGGGATAAATCAAGAATTTAGCCTAGTGGGGCAAGAGCCTTATGATGCCAATCAAGTGATTTTACCAGAAGTCATGAAAAAAAATGGCTACACCACAGGCATGTTTGGTAAATGGGCTGGCGGCTATGAAGGCTCACACTCCGTACCAGAAAAACGCGGGGTAGATGAATTCTATGGCTACATCTGCCAATTCCAAGCACACTCCTATTATCCAAACTTCTTAAACCGATATAGCAAAAAAGAAGGCGATACCAAGAGCATTCGCGTTATAATGGACGAAAATGTAAAATACCCTATGACGGGGGAAGATTACTTCAAGCGTCCGCAATACTCCGCCGATATGATTCACCACAAAGCGCTCGAATGGCTTGATGAGCAAAATAGCAAAAAGCCGTTTTACGGATTTTTCACCTACACCCTACCCCACGCCGAGCTCACTCAGCCCAACGATTCTTTGTTGAAAAAATACAAAAAACGCTTCTTTGAAGATAAAACTTGGGGCGGTAGCGAAGGCAGCAGATACCACGCCACCACGCACACACACGCACAATTTGCCGCTATGATTACCCGCTTAGACACCTTCGTGGGCGAAGTTATGGAAAAACTCAAAGAAAAAGGTTTAGACAAAAACACCATCGTAATATTCAGTAGCGACAACGGCCCACACGAAGAAGGCGGCGCAGACCCCAAATTCTTTGGCAGAGATGGTAAGCTCCGTGGCGTTAAAAGACAATGCTACGAAGGCGGAATCCGCGTACCATTCATCGTAAGATGGCCCGGGAAAGTGAAACCTGGCTCCGTGAATGACCACCCAATCGCGTTTTACGACATTATGCCTACCTTCGCAGACATTGTGGGAGACAAGAAATTCCCTAAAAAATATTTTAATAAAAAATCGCAAAATTCAAGTATAGATGGGATTTCATTTTTACCCACCCTTCTAGGCAATGATAAAAAACAGAAAGCTCACGACCACCTATATTGGGAATTCCACGAAACAAATCAAATTGCCGTGCGCAAAGGTGATTGGAAATTAATCGTAACGCGCGGAGTGCCACACCTATACAACTTGGCAACTGATATTCACGAGGACCACGATGTCGCAGCTCAGCACCCAGATATTGTGAAAGATATGGTGCAAATCATTAAAAAAGAGCATACGCCAAGCGATATCTTTAAAGTAACGCTACCAAAATTTAACGGTGCATAG
- the idi gene encoding isopentenyl-diphosphate Delta-isomerase: protein MNTPVEEQVVLINEQDQVQGLMGKMQAHQEGVLHRAFSVFVFNDKNETLLQQRAHGKYHSPGLWTNTCCSHPRENETYIDAAHRRIQEEMGFDCDLKPAFHFIYRADVGQGLIEHELDYVFVGNFDGTPIPNPEEVADFKWISMDDLVKDVAQNPQNYTEWFKIILNQYLKHLNNQ from the coding sequence ATGAATACCCCAGTAGAAGAACAAGTAGTTTTAATCAACGAGCAAGATCAAGTGCAGGGTCTTATGGGCAAAATGCAAGCGCACCAAGAAGGCGTTTTGCATCGTGCTTTTTCCGTTTTTGTATTTAATGATAAAAACGAAACGCTTTTGCAACAACGCGCACACGGCAAATACCACAGCCCCGGATTATGGACAAACACTTGTTGCAGCCACCCACGAGAAAATGAAACTTATATAGATGCCGCTCACCGCCGAATTCAGGAGGAAATGGGCTTTGATTGTGATTTAAAGCCAGCCTTCCACTTCATATACCGCGCCGATGTTGGGCAGGGGCTCATTGAACACGAGCTAGACTATGTCTTTGTAGGGAATTTTGACGGAACACCGATTCCAAACCCAGAAGAAGTTGCTGATTTTAAATGGATAAGTATGGATGATTTGGTGAAAGATGTTGCTCAAAATCCGCAAAACTACACCGAGTGGTTTAAAATTATTTTGAATCAATATCTTAAACATTTAAATAATCAATAA
- the trmD gene encoding tRNA (guanosine(37)-N1)-methyltransferase TrmD, which produces MRIDIVTVVPDLLKSPFNASIMKRAQDKGLAEIHIHNLREYATDNYKSVDDYPYGGEAGMVMKVEPIERCFDKLMGERTYDEIIYLTPDGKTFNQKMANQLSLKGNLLILCGHYKGVDQRVRDEYVTLEISVGDFVLSGGELAAALVVDAVVRLLPGVLNDESSALSDSFQDQLLAPPVYTRPPVWKGREVPAILMSGNFPKIEEWKHQQALKRTRERRPDLLED; this is translated from the coding sequence ATGAGAATCGATATTGTAACCGTGGTGCCTGATTTGCTGAAAAGCCCCTTCAATGCCTCTATTATGAAACGAGCCCAAGACAAAGGCTTGGCAGAAATCCACATTCACAATTTAAGAGAATATGCCACAGATAATTACAAAAGTGTAGACGATTACCCTTATGGTGGCGAGGCTGGTATGGTGATGAAGGTAGAGCCCATAGAACGATGTTTTGATAAATTGATGGGCGAGCGCACTTACGATGAAATCATTTACCTTACCCCCGATGGAAAAACCTTTAACCAAAAGATGGCAAATCAATTATCGCTAAAAGGTAATTTACTGATTCTCTGCGGACATTACAAGGGGGTAGACCAGCGTGTGCGCGATGAATATGTAACGCTAGAAATCTCCGTTGGTGATTTTGTACTCAGTGGTGGCGAATTGGCGGCGGCTCTTGTGGTAGATGCCGTGGTGCGACTTTTGCCAGGGGTTTTAAATGATGAATCCTCAGCCCTCTCAGATTCTTTTCAAGACCAATTGCTAGCCCCACCTGTGTATACTCGTCCGCCTGTGTGGAAAGGTCGTGAAGTTCCTGCCATTTTGATGAGTGGGAATTTTCCTAAAATCGAAGAATGGAAACACCAGCAAGCCTTAAAACGCACGAGAGAAAGACGCCCAGATTTGCTAGAAGATTAA
- a CDS encoding RagB/SusD family nutrient uptake outer membrane protein, translated as MKITKSIKRYGSILLFAGLGLTSCNYLDVIPPEQAQLKDATKDFDSTLNFLYTCYGGIANPFGYSGVEAASDEWVLPPLWREGMHQILYGLNVPGQTQDGWRWGNNYYRFIGQCYLFLNNIENARGVTAEEKKEWSAEANFLIAYYHYQTLVLYGPCPILDHFIPMDADNSEFPGRSHFDYVTDWIVEKLDKAAEDLPASRSDEKWGRATSTMAKALKARLLVHAASPLWNGNFPFPQWKNKNYETPGYGYELVSLNYDRNKWVRAEKACQEALDFATSQGGHHLYNDEELYKKESVPLPFVPNVNENTDEGQKFLKKVMLMRYLVTTRVSEGNKEIIWGYPHQGNMVIGSLPHAILKQSNGNYVNGYSGVAPVLNTSIEYFYTKNGKRPAYDSNFPEKKYWFQSANVPGRDGIITLNVDREPRFYAWFAFDDGDYGSKVNNGNPLRVKLRDPDLQGFNPDKFNRDNNVTGYFSQKYIMPKLTYNKSGGNNNESKPRPLIRLAELYLNLAECQAELGKTQEAISNLNIIRNRAGVPDLTSGDITPEMSLIEWVRNERFIELWGEGHRYYDVRRWMIAPETMSEGKRKGLNAYGIKAPSFEVFNTVVTIEQPFVWVNRMYLLPLFTVEVAKNPQLIQAPGY; from the coding sequence ATGAAAATAACGAAATCAATCAAACGATATGGGAGTATCCTACTCTTTGCAGGACTAGGACTCACTTCTTGCAACTATCTAGATGTAATTCCGCCTGAACAAGCACAATTGAAAGATGCAACAAAGGATTTTGACTCCACTCTTAACTTCTTGTACACTTGTTACGGGGGCATCGCTAATCCATTTGGGTACTCTGGTGTTGAAGCTGCTTCAGATGAGTGGGTTCTCCCACCTCTATGGAGAGAAGGTATGCACCAAATACTCTACGGATTAAATGTCCCAGGGCAAACGCAAGATGGATGGAGATGGGGGAATAATTATTATCGCTTCATTGGCCAGTGTTATCTATTCTTAAACAATATAGAAAATGCCAGAGGTGTAACTGCCGAAGAGAAAAAAGAATGGAGTGCAGAAGCAAACTTCCTAATTGCTTACTACCACTACCAAACATTAGTCCTCTACGGCCCTTGCCCTATCTTAGACCACTTTATACCAATGGATGCCGACAATAGTGAGTTCCCTGGTCGCTCTCACTTTGACTATGTAACTGATTGGATTGTGGAAAAGCTAGACAAAGCCGCCGAAGACCTCCCCGCTAGCCGTTCAGATGAAAAATGGGGACGCGCTACCTCAACTATGGCCAAAGCCTTAAAGGCTCGCCTACTAGTGCACGCCGCCTCTCCATTATGGAATGGAAACTTCCCCTTCCCTCAATGGAAAAATAAAAACTACGAAACCCCAGGCTATGGGTATGAATTGGTAAGCCTAAATTATGATAGAAACAAATGGGTTCGTGCAGAAAAAGCTTGCCAAGAAGCATTAGATTTTGCCACCTCGCAAGGAGGGCACCATCTATATAATGATGAGGAATTGTATAAAAAAGAAAGTGTTCCATTACCATTCGTGCCCAATGTAAATGAAAATACCGATGAAGGGCAAAAATTCCTAAAAAAGGTGATGCTAATGAGATACTTGGTAACAACTCGTGTGAGCGAAGGAAACAAGGAAATCATTTGGGGCTACCCTCACCAAGGAAATATGGTAATAGGCTCACTCCCTCACGCAATCTTGAAACAAAGTAATGGGAACTATGTCAATGGATATAGCGGGGTAGCTCCTGTATTGAACACCTCCATTGAGTACTTCTACACTAAAAATGGAAAAAGACCCGCGTATGATAGCAACTTCCCTGAAAAAAAATATTGGTTCCAGTCCGCCAATGTACCAGGGAGAGATGGCATCATAACCCTAAATGTTGATAGAGAACCTAGATTCTATGCTTGGTTTGCGTTTGACGATGGGGATTACGGCTCAAAAGTAAACAATGGCAATCCTCTAAGAGTAAAATTAAGAGATCCTGATTTACAAGGTTTCAACCCTGATAAATTCAATCGTGATAACAATGTCACTGGGTATTTTAGCCAAAAATATATTATGCCAAAACTCACCTACAACAAGAGCGGTGGGAATAATAATGAATCCAAACCAAGGCCTCTTATTCGCTTAGCCGAACTTTACTTAAATTTAGCTGAATGCCAGGCTGAATTAGGCAAAACCCAAGAAGCTATTAGTAATTTAAACATTATTAGAAATCGTGCAGGTGTACCTGACTTGACCTCTGGCGACATTACCCCCGAAATGTCATTAATTGAATGGGTTAGAAACGAAAGATTCATTGAACTATGGGGTGAAGGACACCGCTACTACGATGTTCGCCGATGGATGATTGCGCCTGAAACAATGAGCGAAGGAAAAAGAAAAGGGCTAAATGCATATGGTATAAAAGCCCCTTCCTTTGAAGTCTTCAATACGGTGGTAACTATTGAACAACCATTTGTTTGGGTTAATAGAATGTATTTATTACCTCTTTTCACCGTAGAAGTTGCTAAAAACCCTCAATTAATTCAAGCTCCTGGCTATTAA
- a CDS encoding BT_3987 domain-containing protein: MRNKKIIPLFISGLIASAGIQSCEEKYDDLIPKEFNTILLFQDSGEKSLTLYDIGENGTFETTIMKSGYKPESTASVKIRILSTEELKEYSKSTGKQYIPLPSTLYELGQSDYSFSSDETYKKANITLKTNEIKKFLNDYGASGNYVLPIKLEKVNASDSINAKRDLILLKPQVVTPVVSFLDNSATLQISENSANQNVTLSLPFTSLWDFNATISVDEASLPSGYTIIPADQYTLSNGGKGEFKVGNNNSLPIEISIKNDGSLLGPSYAIPFKVVSASKQGIEGSQNAYVLYAAFNAIPLTADMISTNAQEASEGPIANVIDNNPATFFHSDWSNGSLSGGKPHYIQIDLKKSVTNFAFSYQNRNSGNGKPTIVKISVSSDGNNWRELSTISEGTLPTGASSKYNSSVMTSTDGPFQYVRLEVLKTNSGTAPTYFSLAELNVYGK, translated from the coding sequence ATGAGAAATAAGAAAATAATCCCTCTATTTATCAGTGGCTTAATAGCCTCCGCTGGGATTCAATCCTGTGAAGAAAAGTATGACGATTTAATTCCTAAAGAGTTCAATACCATTCTACTCTTTCAAGACTCGGGAGAAAAATCTCTCACCTTATATGATATAGGTGAAAACGGAACCTTTGAGACCACTATAATGAAAAGTGGTTACAAACCTGAATCTACTGCTTCTGTGAAAATCAGAATCCTATCAACAGAGGAATTAAAAGAGTATTCAAAATCAACTGGAAAACAGTATATACCGCTCCCAAGTACTTTATATGAATTAGGACAATCTGATTACAGTTTCAGCTCTGATGAGACTTATAAAAAAGCTAACATTACGCTGAAAACTAATGAAATCAAGAAGTTCCTAAACGATTATGGGGCAAGTGGAAATTATGTACTCCCAATTAAGCTAGAGAAAGTAAATGCCAGCGATTCTATCAATGCTAAACGAGACTTGATTTTGCTTAAACCTCAAGTAGTAACTCCTGTCGTTAGCTTTTTAGATAATAGCGCAACATTACAGATTTCAGAAAACTCAGCAAATCAAAATGTTACACTATCATTGCCATTCACTAGCTTGTGGGATTTTAATGCCACTATCTCCGTTGATGAGGCTAGCCTACCTAGTGGCTACACCATCATTCCAGCAGACCAGTACACGCTGTCCAACGGCGGAAAGGGTGAATTTAAAGTAGGCAATAATAATAGCTTACCGATTGAAATTAGCATAAAAAATGATGGCTCATTATTAGGCCCATCTTACGCCATACCATTTAAAGTCGTGAGCGCCTCAAAACAAGGAATCGAAGGGTCTCAAAATGCGTATGTACTGTATGCTGCGTTTAACGCTATTCCATTGACTGCTGATATGATTAGCACAAATGCACAAGAAGCCTCAGAAGGTCCAATTGCTAATGTAATTGATAACAACCCTGCGACATTCTTCCATTCAGATTGGTCTAACGGAAGTCTTTCAGGAGGAAAGCCTCACTACATTCAGATTGACCTTAAAAAATCCGTTACTAATTTTGCATTTAGCTACCAAAATAGGAATAGCGGAAATGGTAAACCTACAATCGTTAAAATCAGCGTAAGTAGCGATGGCAATAACTGGAGAGAGCTAAGCACCATTTCCGAAGGAACTTTACCTACAGGTGCTTCAAGCAAGTACAACTCTTCCGTTATGACATCGACAGACGGCCCATTCCAATATGTGCGTTTAGAAGTTTTAAAAACCAATAGCGGCACTGCACCTACATATTTCAGCTTGGCTGAGCTAAATGTTTACGGAAAATAG
- the gcvT gene encoding glycine cleavage system aminomethyltransferase GcvT, protein MKKTALNAKHIALGAKMVPFAGFEMPVQYSGVNQEHMVVREKVGVFDVSHMGQFRIKGEKALDLVQKITSNDASKLKMNQAQYSCMPNEKGGIVDDLIVYKIADDEYFLVVNAGCLDKDWEWVNKQNNFGCQITNESDDTSLLAVQGPKAIEAMQSLTDVNLAEIPFYHFKIGKFAGVENVIISATGYTGSGGFEIYFPNQYAEHMWDKVLEAGKDYGIEPCGLAARDTLRLEKGYCLYGNDISMETSPLEAGLGWITKFTKDFIGADVIKKQKENGVERKLVAFKMLDRGIPRHDYEIVDAEGNLIGKVTSGTQSPILKEGIGLGYVKKEFSKIGSEIYIKVRNKNLKAEVVKLPFV, encoded by the coding sequence ATGAAAAAAACAGCACTCAACGCTAAACACATAGCACTTGGTGCCAAAATGGTGCCTTTTGCTGGATTTGAAATGCCAGTGCAATATTCTGGCGTGAATCAAGAACATATGGTTGTGAGAGAGAAAGTGGGCGTTTTTGATGTAAGCCATATGGGGCAATTTAGAATCAAGGGCGAAAAAGCACTGGATTTGGTGCAAAAAATCACTTCAAACGATGCCTCAAAATTAAAAATGAATCAGGCTCAATATTCTTGCATGCCTAATGAAAAAGGCGGAATTGTAGATGATTTAATTGTGTATAAAATTGCTGATGATGAATATTTCTTAGTAGTGAATGCGGGCTGCTTGGATAAAGATTGGGAGTGGGTGAATAAGCAAAATAATTTTGGCTGCCAAATCACTAATGAGAGCGATGACACCTCCTTGCTCGCGGTGCAGGGGCCAAAAGCCATTGAGGCGATGCAAAGCCTTACGGATGTAAATTTAGCCGAAATACCATTTTATCATTTCAAAATTGGCAAATTTGCAGGAGTAGAAAATGTAATCATCTCTGCCACTGGCTATACAGGCTCTGGCGGATTTGAAATCTATTTCCCAAATCAATACGCCGAGCATATGTGGGACAAAGTCCTAGAAGCGGGAAAAGATTATGGTATAGAACCCTGCGGATTAGCCGCACGCGACACGCTCCGCCTAGAAAAAGGCTACTGCCTATACGGAAATGACATCTCTATGGAGACCTCGCCTCTCGAAGCAGGTCTAGGCTGGATTACTAAATTTACAAAAGATTTCATCGGGGCTGATGTCATTAAAAAGCAAAAAGAAAATGGCGTGGAAAGAAAGCTCGTAGCCTTCAAAATGCTCGACCGCGGAATCCCGCGCCACGATTATGAAATCGTAGATGCAGAGGGCAACCTCATCGGGAAAGTAACCTCTGGCACACAGTCGCCTATCTTGAAAGAAGGTATCGGGCTCGGCTATGTAAAAAAAGAATTCTCCAAAATTGGTAGCGAAATCTACATAAAAGTGAGAAATAAAAATTTAAAAGCCGAGGTAGTAAAACTCCCATTTGTCTAA
- a CDS encoding L-threonylcarbamoyladenylate synthase yields the protein MAKVLKIHPENPHNRAIEQVVDALKNGAVIIYPTDTVYGLGCDIFNQQAMEKLAKLKGLKLDKSQFSIVCNDLSHLSTFTRPIDNTTFRLLKRALPGPFTFILKANNSLPSYYKTRETVGIRVPDHKVPRDIVSMLESPIASTSLLVSDEEEEKEYYTDPELIAEKYDKLVDIVIDSGKGGLIASSVVDLSEGDGSYQVLRQGKGDIEDFI from the coding sequence ATGGCAAAAGTACTGAAAATTCACCCAGAGAATCCACACAATAGAGCTATTGAGCAAGTAGTAGATGCACTGAAAAATGGCGCAGTAATCATTTACCCTACAGATACCGTTTATGGGCTTGGCTGCGATATCTTTAACCAGCAAGCTATGGAGAAATTAGCTAAGCTCAAAGGGCTAAAATTAGATAAATCTCAATTCTCCATCGTGTGTAATGATTTAAGCCACCTTTCTACCTTTACAAGGCCTATTGATAACACCACTTTTAGATTACTAAAAAGAGCCTTACCAGGGCCTTTCACCTTTATATTAAAGGCTAATAACTCCCTCCCTTCTTACTACAAAACAAGGGAAACGGTGGGGATTCGCGTGCCCGACCACAAGGTGCCGCGGGATATTGTGAGTATGCTTGAAAGCCCTATCGCCTCTACCTCACTGCTCGTGTCCGATGAGGAGGAGGAAAAAGAATATTACACAGACCCTGAACTAATTGCCGAAAAATATGATAAATTGGTGGACATCGTGATTGATAGCGGAAAGGGCGGGCTTATTGCCTCCTCCGTGGTAGATTTATCCGAAGGAGATGGAAGCTACCAAGTATTGAGACAAGGCAAAGGCGATATTGAAGACTTTATTTAA
- a CDS encoding phosphatidylserine decarboxylase family protein: protein MRLHKEGKRILLFTLIAFVIIGILVNKYTPAPWSYIILLFITCFYLFIVWFFRNPNRVSESASLDVIAPVDGKVVVLEKVYEKEYLKREVIQLSIFMSPLNVHVCRYPVSGIVKFVKYHAGKYLVAFHPKSSELNERTTTVVETANGQEVLFRQIAGAVARRIVIYPKVGDEAKAGQEYGFIKFGSRLDVFLPLDAEILCKLGDKPKGAITKIAELKA, encoded by the coding sequence ATGAGATTACATAAAGAAGGAAAGAGAATATTACTTTTTACATTAATTGCATTTGTAATTATAGGAATATTGGTCAATAAATATACTCCAGCACCATGGAGCTATATTATTTTATTATTTATTACTTGTTTTTACTTATTCATCGTATGGTTCTTTAGAAATCCCAACCGAGTGTCTGAGAGTGCTTCGCTTGATGTAATTGCACCCGTAGACGGAAAAGTTGTCGTGCTAGAGAAAGTGTACGAAAAAGAATATCTAAAGCGTGAAGTGATTCAGCTTTCAATCTTCATGAGCCCGCTCAATGTGCATGTGTGCCGATATCCCGTGAGCGGCATCGTGAAATTTGTGAAATACCATGCGGGCAAATACCTAGTAGCATTTCACCCAAAATCTTCTGAATTAAACGAAAGAACAACCACTGTGGTAGAAACTGCCAACGGGCAAGAAGTTTTGTTCCGCCAAATAGCAGGAGCCGTTGCACGCCGCATTGTTATTTATCCAAAAGTGGGAGATGAGGCAAAAGCGGGGCAGGAGTATGGGTTCATAAAATTTGGTTCAAGATTAGATGTTTTCTTGCCTCTAGATGCCGAAATCCTTTGTAAATTAGGAGATAAACCCAAAGGAGCTATAACCAAAATCGCTGAACTAAAAGCATAA
- a CDS encoding AEC family transporter, whose product MDNFLLIIICIIGAMVMRYTNLLPQNAHLTVNRIIIYLSLPALVLCFIPKIHFSGEHFYALLMPWLAFLISLIFFLILAKIYRLPRALTGALILLSGLGNTSFLGIPFIQAMFGEHQIKNVLIIDQAGTFVILSTLGLITCSQYSKGASSFKGIIHRFFTFPPFLAFLVSLGLNFSGISLPIFFAKSMESLGATVVPLALLSIGLQLRLERHSLHWRFVGLGLFCKLLLIPLVVYILYIQILGLNSELIKVTVLESAMPPMVTAGIVAASYGIKPRFCGLLVGYGIPVAMFTLSFWYWVLMR is encoded by the coding sequence ATGGATAATTTCTTGCTGATTATCATCTGCATCATAGGCGCTATGGTGATGCGCTACACCAATCTTTTGCCACAAAATGCACACCTCACGGTAAATAGAATTATCATTTATCTCTCTTTGCCTGCACTAGTTTTATGCTTTATTCCCAAAATTCATTTCAGTGGAGAGCACTTTTATGCCCTTTTGATGCCTTGGCTTGCGTTTCTTATAAGTCTTATTTTCTTCCTAATTTTAGCCAAAATCTATCGGCTTCCCAGAGCGCTCACGGGGGCCCTGATTTTACTCTCTGGCTTGGGAAACACCTCCTTTTTAGGCATTCCATTTATCCAAGCTATGTTTGGGGAGCATCAAATTAAGAATGTTTTAATCATAGACCAAGCAGGCACCTTTGTAATACTAAGCACCTTAGGCTTAATCACTTGTTCACAATATTCCAAAGGGGCTTCAAGCTTTAAGGGCATTATTCACCGATTTTTCACATTCCCTCCATTTTTAGCCTTTTTAGTCTCCCTTGGGCTAAATTTTTCAGGAATTAGCCTCCCCATTTTTTTCGCAAAAAGTATGGAAAGCCTCGGCGCCACCGTAGTCCCCTTGGCATTGCTCTCCATTGGGCTACAATTGAGATTAGAGCGCCACAGCCTTCATTGGCGATTTGTGGGCTTGGGCTTGTTTTGCAAATTATTGTTAATCCCGCTCGTTGTTTACATTTTATATATTCAAATTTTGGGGCTAAATAGTGAGCTTATCAAAGTTACCGTACTAGAATCAGCAATGCCTCCTATGGTTACCGCAGGAATTGTAGCCGCTTCTTATGGCATAAAACCAAGGTTTTGTGGCTTGCTCGTGGGCTATGGCATTCCTGTGGCTATGTTTACGCTTAGTTTTTGGTATTGGGTTTTAATGCGCTAA